The Limnochorda sp. LNt genome includes a region encoding these proteins:
- a CDS encoding COG2426 family protein: MALPESLLSPWVSVALLTLVPWIELRGSIPLGLALELPWPGVFLLATAANAALFWPVWLVLHLGYERLLRRTFVGRLVERVRQRGRGLVGRYGAVGLALFVAVPLPGTGAYSGTALAFVMGVPPGRAFVAIGAGVVAAGIVVTLVSTGVLAGLRLL, encoded by the coding sequence ATGGCGTTGCCCGAGTCGCTGCTGTCGCCGTGGGTCTCCGTCGCCTTGCTGACGCTGGTGCCCTGGATCGAGCTGCGGGGCAGCATCCCCTTGGGACTGGCGTTAGAGCTGCCCTGGCCCGGGGTCTTCCTGCTGGCGACGGCCGCCAACGCGGCCCTCTTCTGGCCGGTCTGGCTGGTGCTCCACCTGGGATACGAGCGCCTCCTGCGCCGCACCTTCGTCGGCCGGCTCGTGGAGAGGGTGCGCCAGCGTGGGCGCGGCCTGGTGGGGCGCTACGGTGCCGTGGGGCTGGCCCTCTTCGTGGCGGTGCCGCTGCCCGGGACGGGCGCGTATTCGGGCACGGCCCTGGCCTTCGTGATGGGGGTCCCGCCGGGCCGGGCCTTCGTCGCGATCGGTGCCGGGGTGGTGGCCGCGGGGATCGTGGTCACGCTGGTCAGCACCGGGGTGCTGGCAGGGCTGCGCTTGTTGTGA